AATCCGTTATAGCGATCCCCAAATTGACGTGTGGCTTTGCTCTCGATTTCTGCTACGGTCAGTTAAATTATTGGTAAGGTTGCTGAACATTTCTTCTCTTCGCATTATTTCTTTGAGGCTGCACCGTGCCTAAACGTTTTTCGATATTCCCGCTTCTTGTTTTCCTTGGTTTAGGGAGCGTTGCTCTCCCCGCCTCTGGGCAAGCACTCGTGCCCTATACGCTACAAATGGAGTCAAAAGAGCTAGAGCAGCAGGGCTTGAACCTGGCACAAGATGCGGCTCAGCTAGCGCGATTCCAACAATACGATCTAGCATTGCCTAGAGCGCGATTGGCGACTCAGCTGGCTCCCACCAGTTATCAAACCTGGTTTTTACTGGGGAGTTTGTTTTTGCAAGCGCAGGAGGTAAATAATGCCATTGATGCCTTGCAACGGGCGAGAACCCTTCAACCCAACGAACCGGGGATTCTATTTGCTCTGGGAAGCGGGCACTTTCAGCAGGAAAAGTATCAGGAAGCTGTTAGTGTTTTGCAAGCTGGGTTAAAGATCAAACCCGATGTCCCGGAGGCTTTGTTTGATTTAGGCAATGCCT
The Coleofasciculus sp. FACHB-T130 genome window above contains:
- a CDS encoding tetratricopeptide repeat protein, encoding MPKRFSIFPLLVFLGLGSVALPASGQALVPYTLQMESKELEQQGLNLAQDAAQLARFQQYDLALPRARLATQLAPTSYQTWFLLGSLFLQAQEVNNAIDALQRARTLQPNEPGILFALGSGHFQQEKYQEAVSVLQAGLKIKPDVPEALFDLGNAYYKLKRFPDAIAQYQKAVAKEKKFWPAINNIGLVKYEMGDIDGALSEWRSASSLDKEAAEPRLAMAVALYAKGDREQGLSLGEAAIRLDSRYADVKFLQENLWGDRLLTETKKFLLTPRIQETIAQNDNEPRQPQNAPE